CGGGACGCCGAACAGGATCGCGAGGCCGAGCGAGAGACCGACGAGCACGAGGTGGTCGGCCGTGTACCGGCCCAGGCGCTCGGTCCGCGTGTCGGTCTCGGCCGTGGCGTTGAGGTCGAGCGACTGATTGAGGAAGTCGGCCGCCACGGTTGCCTCGTTCGTCTGGTCGATGTTGGAGCGGGCGTTGAGCCGCTGCATCGTGTCGGCCGGGATTTGATCGGTGAGGCGCTTGAGGGCCGCAATGGCGGCGGGCGCCCGCGTCGCAAGGTCGCGCCGGTAGAGGAAAATGGCCTCGTAGGCGGGGAAGTGGTCCTTGTTGTCCTCCAAAACGCGGAGGTCGTACTGCTCGATCTTCGCGTCGGTCGAGTAGAGGTCGATCACGTCGATCTCCCCGTTGGCAAGGCCGCGGTAGGCGATGTCGTGGTCCAGCCCCCGCGCCGACTGCGGCAGATCGTAGGCCCGTCGCAGGGACGGCCAGCCGTCGGACCGGTCCATAAACTCGTTCGTGAAGCCAAGCCGAAGGTCGGGGTGGTCCTGCAAGTCGGCGATTGTCTCGATGCCGAGCGCCTCGGCCCGGTCGGCCCGCATGCCGAGGGCGTAGGTGTTGTTGAAGCCGAGCGGAGCGGTCATGGCGATGCCGTAGCGGGCCAGTGTGTCGGCCAGGGCGCCCGGGGCAACGTCCACGTCGGCCAGCAACTCCTGGCGGAGCGTCCCGGTATACTCAGGATACGCGTCGATGTCGCCACGCCGGAGGGCCTCCCACAGAAAGCGCGAACCGCCCAGTTCCTCGCGGTGCGTGGCGGTCAGCCCCTCGGCCCGAATCAGGTGCGTGCCCATCCACCCCAGGATGACGTTCTCGGTGAACTTCTTGGAGCCGAGGGCGAGGGTAGAGTCGGTCGCCTGTCCCTGGGCCGGAGCCACGACGAGAGACAGAACGACAAGGACAGAGAGGACGGCGGTGAGGGGAGAGGGTCGGGCGATGGGACTCGCGGTTCGGGGCATGGGGGCGTGCATTGCTTATTCGCGACCCTCGGTCCGCAAATGCTCCAACGGGGCGCGCTGGGCCTGGATGAAGTCCGTGACGAAGGGGGAGGCCGGGTCGTCGAGGAGTGTGGCCATGGCGCCGCTCTGTTCGATCTGACCCTGGCGGAGGAGTGCGATCTGGTCGCCGAAGAACGCCGCCTCGCCGATGTCGTGGGTGACGAAGACGACCGTCTTGCCGAGGCGCCGAAAGATGTCGCGCAGGTCGTCCTGCAGATCGGCCCGGATCATGGGGTCGAGGGCGCCGAGCGGCTCGTCGAGCAGGAGCACATCGGGGTCGAGCATGAGGGCGCGCATCAGGCTCACGCGCTGGCGCTGGCCGCCGGAGAGCTCCGTCGGGTACTGCGCGAGGCGGTCCGGGTCGAGCTGAACGAGCCGGGTCAATTCCTCGATGCGGGCGTCGATGCGATCCCGGGACCAGCCGAGGTGGTGGGCCATGAGAGCAGCGTTGGCCCGGCCCGTGAGGTGGGGGAAGAGGCCGCCCTCCTGAATCACGTAGCCCATGCGGCGGCGGAGGGACTTGGCGTTGGCCGGGGTGAGCCGGTCGCCCTCTACGGTGACCGTGCCTGTGTCCGGCGAGGTCAGACCCATCACGAGTCGGAGCAGGGTCGACTTGCCGCTGCCGGAAGGGCCGATGAGCAGGGTCGTCGCTTCGGACGCGGCGGTCAGGGTAATGTCCTGCACCGCGTAGGCATCGCCGTAGCGCTTCGTAACGCCGTCGAGTTGAATCATCGAGCGTAGGACCCAGTGTCGGGAAGCAGGCTGTTCCCCGGACCGTTAATCGACCGTGAAAGTGAGGGACGGCCGGGATCTTCGACTACGGGCCGTTCGTGACTATCCGTCGAGAAAACAATGCCAGCACGACGCCAACGTAGCTCAGCTGGTAGAGCAGTCCCCTCGTAAGGGACAGGTCACCGGTTCGAGTCCGGTCGTTGGCTCCTCTCATTCTCCTCGAGCCTCCGCCGAAGCCCCGTTCTGTGTAACGGGGCTTTTTCTATATTGGAGGCTCTCGGGAGGCAACCTACGAATGGGTGCGAACCCACTGATCGCCCGCGTTTGTGCAGCGTACGTGGCGCCCCGACGCGTGTACGAAATCGTGTCGGGCGAGGCGCCGCACGGCATCCTGCACCGCCCGTGGACCCACGCCCACCGCCCGGGCGAGGTCGTAAAGGTCGGCGGTGTCCTCGGACTGAACGGCCTGGAGCACGTCGGCCTCGGTGTCAGAGAGGTCAGGGGACGACATCGGGGGCAGGTGAGGTCAGTCCAAAGGCCGTTACTCGTCCTCGTCGGCGAAGGAGGCCTCCGGGTCGGACGAGCTGCCGGGGCCGACGCCGGGCACGTCCATGTCGCCCCGAATCCAGTCGAGTGCCTCCTCCTGGTCCGCCGCGTCGTAGGTTTGGATCGTCGACATCGGAAAGAGGACCTCGGTCTTCTCCAGCCAGCGTTCCCAGGGGTCGTCGCTCACGATGGCCACCTTGTCCACGTCGCTCAGGTGACGGACGTCGAACGCCAAGTCTTCCCAGCGCTCCTCCGGGGCCCAGTCGTCCACGTCCTCCATTACGAGCAGCACGCGGGTTGTGATGTGGGCCGCGAACTGGTCTTCGAGCGCCGAGGTGAATGCTTCATGGTCGTCCTCCGTCAGCGTGTCGCTCAGCGTGA
This window of the Salinibacter grassmerensis genome carries:
- a CDS encoding helix-turn-helix domain-containing protein, with the translated sequence MSSPDLSDTEADVLQAVQSEDTADLYDLARAVGVGPRAVQDAVRRLARHDFVHASGRHVRCTNAGDQWVRTHS
- a CDS encoding ATP-binding cassette domain-containing protein, translating into MIQLDGVTKRYGDAYAVQDITLTAASEATTLLIGPSGSGKSTLLRLVMGLTSPDTGTVTVEGDRLTPANAKSLRRRMGYVIQEGGLFPHLTGRANAALMAHHLGWSRDRIDARIEELTRLVQLDPDRLAQYPTELSGGQRQRVSLMRALMLDPDVLLLDEPLGALDPMIRADLQDDLRDIFRRLGKTVVFVTHDIGEAAFFGDQIALLRQGQIEQSGAMATLLDDPASPFVTDFIQAQRAPLEHLRTEGRE
- a CDS encoding STAS/SEC14 domain-containing protein translates to MHDFHDLPDPNLVGITLSDTLTEDDHEAFTSALEDQFAAHITTRVLLVMEDVDDWAPEERWEDLAFDVRHLSDVDKVAIVSDDPWERWLEKTEVLFPMSTIQTYDAADQEEALDWIRGDMDVPGVGPGSSSDPEASFADEDE
- a CDS encoding glycine betaine ABC transporter substrate-binding protein, whose amino-acid sequence is MPRTASPIARPSPLTAVLSVLVVLSLVVAPAQGQATDSTLALGSKKFTENVILGWMGTHLIRAEGLTATHREELGGSRFLWEALRRGDIDAYPEYTGTLRQELLADVDVAPGALADTLARYGIAMTAPLGFNNTYALGMRADRAEALGIETIADLQDHPDLRLGFTNEFMDRSDGWPSLRRAYDLPQSARGLDHDIAYRGLANGEIDVIDLYSTDAKIEQYDLRVLEDNKDHFPAYEAIFLYRRDLATRAPAAIAALKRLTDQIPADTMQRLNARSNIDQTNEATVAADFLNQSLDLNATAETDTRTERLGRYTADHLVLVGLSLGLAILFGVPLGVVAAKRRILGPGVLIVVGVIYTIPALALLAMMVPPLGLGRVPAVTALTLYSLLPIVWTTYTGLKDISGPLRESADALGLSSAAKLWRVELPLAGRSILAGIKIAVIINIGAATLGALIGAGGYGQPILTGIRRANLGLILEGTVPAAVLTILALALLEGLERGLLPRSMQS